A single region of the Macrobrachium rosenbergii isolate ZJJX-2024 chromosome 5, ASM4041242v1, whole genome shotgun sequence genome encodes:
- the LOC136839021 gene encoding lysosomal proton-coupled steroid conjugate and bile acid symporter SLC46A3-like, giving the protein MSRLLNALKSISVEPVMLIDGACNQAMLLFIENVQMNKICSVNLGFAAEVCENLADHPEENVLVQKEFSLFSFYNSIILSVPALIFVLFMGAWSDKYGRKIPLLLTLLCHVMYAAGYLLNNWQTSWPVEIIYLVTFLESLGGGNMGLLTSTISYISDICSEKSRTSRVSIANSMWHLGGPLGTLIGAVIIKHANYNVALALVLLAYISAVAYVIFFIKESHGPFATAELLSKGSLRGTASEDLKEQVDLKEKVTISLMIKDFFNWRRVVESFKTALKKREGNTRSVILIIIGSNMIRRVAKGFFMYMFVRQALQWNATDYGYWATYRNLLAALGSLFLIPLLTKLCDIKDTTLVLLGSLSIVAEYVCYGLVMNKSLSFLLWLGPVAGLISNASIIAFRSMPTKLVSSNEKGRISAVTSAMNGLMPMVAYGVYSPVYYRTVDSFPSAQFFVGGSLNLLITIMFICVQMMNVSSSYDRKDLESGFAKTNEKLVHVFKNTTAVTLKSLIRTFSGPAQPENRKLGSNQIPGENIHAQGHQALKVAQESGAPEAKKTLTGVINRSFSLDGERSLCKNNPQTRTENSISAATPGEIMKQSNTSLESTVLRGKDRKCHCGRDESPSTLPTGTFYDIPLDNSC; this is encoded by the exons ATGTCACGGCTTCTGAATGCACTCAAAAGCATTTCGGTTGAGCCCGTCATGCTCATTGACGGTGCTTGCAACCAGGCAATGCTTCTTTTCATTGAAAACGTTCAGATGAATAAGATATGTTCCGTCAACCTCGGTTTTGCAGCCGAA GTATGTGAAAACCTGGCTGATCATCCAGAGGAGAATGTGTTAGTCCAAAAGGAGTTCAGTTTATTCTCCTTCTACAACAGCATCATTCTTTCTGTGCCAGCTCTGATATTTGTGCTCTTCATGGGGGCTTGGAGTGATAAATATGGGAGAAAG ATTCCTCTCTTGCTTACTTTGTTGTGCCACGTGATGTATGCTGCGGGGTATCTGCTCAACAACTGGCAAACTTCTTGGCCTGTGGAAATTATCTATCTAGTGACATTCTTAGAATCTCTTGGTGGAGGTAACATGGGCCTTCTGACTTCAACCATCAGCTACATTAGCGACATCTGTTCAGAGAAAAGCCGCACGTCACGTGTCAGCATAGCGAATTCCATGTGGCACTTAGGAGGGCCCCTAGGTACACTTATTGGAGCAGTCATCATCAAACACGCTAACTACAATGTGGCGCTGGCACTGGTTCTCTTGGCATACATTTCAGCCGTGGCCTACGTCATTTTCTTCATCAAGGAAAGTCACGGACCCTTTGCCACGGCAGAACTCCTAAGCAAAGGGTCACTCAGGGGGACAGCAAGTGAGGATCTCAAGGAACAAgttgatctaaaggaaaaagttacCATTTCACTCATGATCAAGGATTTCTTCAACTGGAGGAGGGTTGTTGAGTCATTTAAAACAGCTCTCAAGAAGAGGGAAGGAAATACTCGTTCTGTGATCTTGATTATCATCGGGTCTAATATGATCCGTCGTGTTGCTAAAG GATTCTTCATGTACATGTTCGTCAGACAAGCACTGCAATGGAATGCTACAGACTATGGATACTGGGCTACATACAGAAACCTTCTGGCTGCACTGG GTTCCCTGTTCTTGATTCCTCTACTCACAAAACTATGTGACATCAAAGACACAACATTAGTGTTGCTAGGTTCCCTATCAATAGTTGCCGAATATGTTTGTTATGGTCTAGTAATGAACAAATCACTATCTTTTCTGTTATGGCTGGGACCTGTAGCAGGCCTCATTTCCAACGCCAGCATCATTGCCTTCAGGTCAATGCCTACGAAGCTGGTTAGCAGCAATGAAAAAG GCCGCATTAGTGCTGTCACATCTGCCATGAATGGGCTTATGCCGATGGTAGCTTATGGTGTTTATTCACCAGTGTACTACAGGACGGTCGACTCCTTCCCATCAGCACAATTCTTCGTCGGTGGCAGCCTCAATCTCCTCATCACTATAATGTTTAT CTGCGTCCAGATGATGAACGTTTCCTCTTCGTACGACAGAAAGGATCTGGAATCTGGCTTTGCCAAAACCAACGAGAAGCTTGTTCACGTCTTCAAGAACACCACCGCGGTCACTCTGAAGAGCCTCATTCGCACGTTTAGCGGTCCGGCACAGCCGGAGAACAGGAAGTTGGGCAGCAACCAGATTCCAGGAGAGAATATTCATGCTCAGGGACACCAAGCCTTAAAGGTCGCCCAAGAAAGCGGAGCTCCAGAAGCCAAGAAAACTTTGACGGGTGTAATTAACCGTTCGTTTTCACTCGACGGTGAACGAAGCTTGTGCAAGAATAACCCTCAAACAAGGACAGAAAACAGTATTTCGGCTGCTACTCCTGGTGAAATAATGAAGCAATCCAACACCAGTCTAGAAAGTACCGTGCTCAGAGGGAAGGATCGCAAATGTCACTGTGGGAGGGACGAAAGTCCTTCCACTCTCCCAACTGGCACCTTTTACGACATTCCACTAGATAATTCCTGTTAG